From a single Nissabacter sp. SGAir0207 genomic region:
- a CDS encoding citrate synthase has protein sequence MADKKATLTREGSDPIELDVLTGTLGQDELDVRSLGSKGLFTFDPGFTSTASCESKITYIDGDEGILLHRGFPIDQLAQESNYLEVCYILLYGEAPTKAQFDEFRTTVTRHTMVHEQITRLFHGFRRDSHPMAVLCGVTGALAAFYHDSIDVENERHREIAAFRLLSKMPTVAAMCYKYSIGQPFVYPRNDLSYAGNFLHMMFATPCEEYKVNPVLERAMDRILILHADHEQNASTSTVRTAGSSGANPFACIAAGIASLWGPAHGGANEACLKMLEEINTVEHIPEFLRRAKDKNDSFRLMGFGHRVYKNYDPRATVMRETCHEVLNELNMKDDLLEVAMELEHIALNDPYFIERKLYPNVDFYSGIILKAMRIPSSMFTVIFAMARTIGWIAHWNEMHQEGIKIARPRQLYTGYDQRDFKSQIKG, from the coding sequence ATGGCTGACAAGAAAGCGACACTGACCCGCGAGGGGAGTGATCCGATTGAACTGGATGTCCTAACCGGTACCCTCGGTCAGGATGAACTTGACGTCCGTAGCCTGGGTTCCAAAGGGCTGTTCACGTTCGATCCGGGTTTCACCTCGACCGCATCCTGCGAATCGAAGATCACCTATATCGACGGCGATGAGGGCATCCTGCTGCATCGCGGTTTCCCGATCGACCAGTTGGCGCAAGAGTCCAACTATCTGGAAGTGTGCTACATCCTGCTGTACGGCGAAGCGCCGACCAAGGCGCAGTTTGATGAGTTCCGCACCACCGTGACGCGCCACACCATGGTGCACGAGCAGATCACCCGCCTGTTCCACGGCTTCCGCCGCGACTCCCACCCGATGGCGGTGCTGTGCGGCGTGACCGGCGCGCTGGCGGCCTTCTACCACGACTCGATTGACGTGGAGAATGAGCGCCACCGCGAGATTGCCGCCTTCCGCCTGCTGTCGAAAATGCCGACCGTGGCCGCGATGTGCTACAAGTACTCCATTGGCCAGCCTTTCGTCTATCCGCGCAACGACCTCTCCTATGCCGGTAACTTCCTGCATATGATGTTCGCCACCCCGTGCGAAGAGTATAAGGTGAACCCGGTGCTGGAGCGCGCCATGGATCGCATCCTGATCCTGCACGCTGACCATGAGCAGAACGCCTCCACCTCTACCGTGCGTACCGCTGGCTCCAGCGGCGCGAACCCGTTCGCCTGTATCGCCGCAGGCATCGCCTCGCTGTGGGGGCCGGCACACGGCGGCGCCAACGAGGCCTGCCTGAAGATGCTGGAAGAGATCAACACCGTGGAGCACATCCCAGAGTTCCTGCGCCGCGCCAAGGACAAGAACGACTCGTTCCGCCTGATGGGCTTTGGCCACCGGGTCTACAAAAACTACGACCCACGCGCCACCGTGATGCGCGAAACCTGCCACGAAGTGCTGAACGAGCTGAACATGAAGGACGACCTGCTGGAAGTCGCCATGGAGCTGGAGCACATCGCGCTGAACGACCCCTACTTCATTGAGCGCAAACTCTACCCGAACGTCGACTTCTACTCCGGCATTATCCTGAAGGCGATGCGCATCCCCTCCTCCATGTTTACCGTGATCTTCGCGATGGCTCGCACCATCGGCTGGATCGCCCACTGGAACGAGATGCATCAGGAAGGCATCAAGATCGCCCGTCCGCGCCAGCTCTACACTGGCTACGATCAGCGCGACTTCAAGAGCCAGATCAAAGGCTAA
- the nei gene encoding endonuclease VIII, which yields MPEGPEIRRAADKIEKAIAGKPLTEVWFAFPQLQPYQSELIGTHVIRFETRGKALLTHFSNGMTLYSHNQLYGVWRVMKPGEAPAGKRSLRVRLETADKAALLLSASDISLWMTEEIEQHPFLMRIGPDVLDSALTPDMVRERLMSPAFRRRQLAGTLLDQSFIAGLGNYLRAEILWQAQLAPHHKPQDLDETQREALAEAVLSIARLSYATRGRVKENKHHGALFRFRVFGRAGKPCERCGGTVEKTTLSSRPFYWCPACQR from the coding sequence ATGCCTGAAGGCCCGGAGATTCGACGCGCCGCCGACAAAATCGAGAAAGCCATCGCCGGGAAGCCGCTGACCGAGGTCTGGTTTGCCTTTCCCCAATTGCAACCCTATCAGTCAGAACTGATCGGCACCCACGTCATCCGGTTTGAGACGCGCGGCAAGGCGCTGCTGACCCACTTCTCCAACGGCATGACGCTCTACAGCCATAACCAACTGTATGGCGTCTGGCGGGTGATGAAGCCGGGCGAGGCCCCGGCTGGCAAGCGCTCGTTGCGGGTGCGGCTGGAGACCGCCGACAAGGCGGCGCTGCTGCTGAGCGCCTCGGACATTTCGCTGTGGATGACGGAGGAGATTGAGCAGCACCCCTTCCTGATGCGCATCGGCCCGGATGTGCTGGACAGCGCGCTGACGCCTGACATGGTGCGCGAACGGCTGATGTCGCCGGCTTTCCGCCGCCGCCAGTTGGCCGGTACGCTGCTTGACCAATCCTTTATCGCCGGGCTGGGCAACTACCTGCGCGCCGAAATCCTCTGGCAGGCGCAGCTTGCTCCCCACCACAAGCCGCAAGATTTAGACGAGACGCAGCGTGAGGCGCTGGCCGAGGCGGTGCTCTCCATCGCCCGCCTCTCCTACGCCACGCGCGGCCGGGTGAAGGAGAATAAACACCACGGCGCGCTGTTCCGCTTCCGGGTATTTGGGCGGGCGGGCAAGCCCTGCGAGCGCTGCGGCGGCACGGTGGAGAAGACCACGCTCTCCTCGCGCCCCTTCTACTGGTGCCCGGCCTGCCAGCGCTAG
- the pcp gene encoding pyroglutamyl-peptidase I has translation MQTVLVTGFEPFGGERLNPSWEVVRRLHDMELGRAHIVARQLPCVFHHALEALHAAIEETQPRLVLAVGQAGGRAEISLERVAINVDDARIPDNQGQQPVDEPVVPGGPAAYFSLLPIKAIVTGLREAGIPAAVSQSAGTYVCNHVMYGLLHHLHSRGNSRIKGGFIHIPYLPEQAAHHPGAPSMAASTVLTALELTIAIALSTERDLLVSGGATH, from the coding sequence ATGCAAACGGTACTGGTAACAGGATTTGAACCCTTTGGCGGCGAGCGCCTCAACCCCTCGTGGGAGGTGGTGAGGCGGCTGCACGATATGGAGCTGGGCAGGGCGCACATCGTGGCGCGCCAACTGCCCTGCGTGTTCCACCATGCGCTGGAGGCGCTGCACGCGGCGATTGAGGAGACGCAACCGCGGCTGGTGCTGGCGGTGGGTCAGGCTGGCGGGCGGGCGGAGATCAGCCTTGAACGGGTGGCGATCAACGTCGATGACGCGCGCATCCCGGACAATCAGGGCCAGCAGCCGGTGGATGAGCCGGTGGTGCCGGGCGGCCCGGCCGCCTACTTCTCGCTGCTACCCATTAAGGCGATTGTCACCGGCCTGCGTGAGGCGGGCATTCCGGCGGCGGTGTCGCAGAGCGCTGGCACCTACGTCTGCAACCATGTGATGTACGGCCTGCTGCACCACCTGCACAGCCGCGGCAACTCGCGCATCAAGGGCGGCTTCATCCACATTCCCTACCTGCCGGAGCAGGCGGCGCACCATCCGGGCGCGCCCAGCATGGCGGCCTCCACGGTGCTGACCGCGCTGGAGCTGACCATTGCCATTGCGCTGAGCACCGAACGCGACCTGCTGGTAAGTGGCGGCGCGACCCACTGA
- a CDS encoding DUF979 domain-containing protein: protein MMFQQQYLYTLAGILLLLVALLSLRDRANPRRLFTGLFWGLYGLVFLLGDWAAEWVGQVTGGDGTRGLHILVGVLVVVMALLAGCGGVRLGSYSQRSERARSESAARLGNRLFLPALAIPVVTVLGVLAFNNIPGLTGAVFGTGSPPALVTLFSMLVGCLIGLGIALVMTRDSALQSVQEARRLLDAIGWAFILPQLLATLGLLFTAAGVGSAIADLTQSYLAVDHRLVAVAVYAIGMALLTMVMGNAFAAFPIVTAGVGIPILVLQQGGNPAVMAAIGMFSGYCGTLMTPMAANYNLVPAALLELPDRNAVIKAQIPTGLALLLVNIFLLYFLMFL from the coding sequence CTGATGTTCCAGCAACAATATCTCTATACGCTGGCAGGCATCCTGCTGCTGCTGGTGGCGCTGCTCTCGCTGCGCGATCGCGCCAACCCCCGCCGCCTCTTTACCGGCCTGTTCTGGGGGCTGTATGGGCTGGTTTTCCTGCTCGGCGACTGGGCGGCGGAGTGGGTCGGGCAAGTAACCGGTGGCGACGGCACCCGTGGCCTGCACATTCTGGTGGGCGTGCTGGTGGTGGTGATGGCACTGCTCGCTGGCTGCGGCGGCGTGCGGCTCGGCAGTTACTCCCAGCGCAGTGAGCGGGCGCGCAGCGAGAGCGCGGCCCGCCTCGGCAACCGGCTGTTCCTGCCAGCGCTGGCGATCCCGGTGGTGACGGTGCTCGGCGTGCTGGCCTTCAACAACATTCCGGGACTGACGGGCGCGGTATTCGGCACCGGCAGCCCGCCAGCGCTGGTGACGCTCTTCTCGATGCTGGTGGGCTGCCTGATTGGGCTGGGCATCGCGCTGGTGATGACGCGCGACTCGGCGCTGCAATCAGTGCAGGAGGCGCGCCGGTTGCTGGACGCCATCGGCTGGGCATTCATCCTGCCGCAACTGCTGGCGACGCTGGGGCTGCTGTTCACCGCTGCTGGCGTCGGCAGCGCCATCGCTGACCTGACGCAGAGCTATCTGGCGGTTGACCACCGGCTGGTGGCGGTGGCGGTCTACGCCATTGGCATGGCGCTGCTGACAATGGTCATGGGCAACGCCTTCGCCGCCTTCCCAATTGTCACGGCGGGCGTTGGCATCCCGATTCTGGTGCTGCAACAGGGCGGCAACCCAGCGGTGATGGCCGCGATCGGCATGTTCTCCGGCTACTGCGGCACCCTGATGACGCCGATGGCCGCCAACTACAACCTGGTGCCGGCGGCGCTGCTGGAGCTGCCGGATCGCAACGCGGTGATCAAGGCGCAGATCCCCACCGGACTGGCGCTGTTGCTGGTTAACATTTTCCTGCTCTACTTTTTGATGTTTTTATAA
- a CDS encoding DUF969 domain-containing protein, producing MQQAVNMWPLIGIAVIVVGFVLRFNAVLVVMVAGIVTGLAAAMPVTDILEKLGSGFLNTRTLPLILLLPLVVIGLLERHGLKERAQAFIATIHSATAGRLLTVYLLARELTAALGLTSLGGHPQMVRPMLAPMAEGAAARDGHLPEATRHRLRAMAAATDNIGLFFGEDIFVAFGAIIFMHNFMQESAGIETEPLHIALWGIPTAVAAFLIHAFRLNRMDRQLKRELAALNDAALTRKGGH from the coding sequence ATGCAACAGGCTGTGAATATGTGGCCGCTGATCGGCATTGCCGTGATTGTGGTGGGGTTTGTATTGCGCTTTAACGCGGTGCTGGTGGTGATGGTCGCTGGCATCGTCACCGGGCTGGCGGCCGCCATGCCGGTCACGGACATTCTGGAGAAACTGGGCAGCGGCTTCCTTAACACCCGCACGCTGCCGCTGATCCTACTGCTGCCGCTGGTGGTGATTGGGCTGCTGGAGCGCCACGGCCTGAAGGAGCGGGCGCAGGCGTTTATCGCCACCATCCACAGCGCCACCGCGGGCCGCCTGCTGACCGTCTACCTGTTGGCGCGTGAGTTAACCGCCGCGCTGGGGCTGACCAGTTTGGGCGGCCACCCGCAGATGGTACGGCCGATGCTGGCGCCGATGGCCGAGGGTGCCGCCGCCCGTGACGGCCACCTGCCGGAAGCGACCCGCCACCGCCTGCGCGCGATGGCCGCCGCCACCGACAACATCGGGCTGTTTTTCGGTGAGGATATCTTCGTGGCCTTCGGGGCCATCATCTTCATGCACAACTTTATGCAGGAGTCGGCGGGCATTGAGACGGAGCCGCTGCACATTGCGCTGTGGGGCATCCCGACGGCGGTGGCCGCCTTCCTGATCCACGCCTTCCGCCTCAACCGGATGGATCGCCAACTCAAGCGGGAGCTGGCGGCGCTTAATGACGCCGCGCTGACGCGCAAAGGGGGCCACTGA
- the pxpA gene encoding 5-oxoprolinase subunit PxpA codes for MNVDLNADLGEGCANDRELLQLVSSANIACGFHAGDAQTMVQSVRWAREFGVAIGAHPSFPDRENFGRTAMQLPPETVYAQVLYQVGALAAIARAEGGALVHVKPHGMLYNQAAKEPALAEAIARAVQAVDSQLRLVGLAGSELIRAGQRLGLATREEVFADRRYQSDGSLVPRSQPDALIESDEQALAQTLHMVQHGQVISRDGQTVPVRADTVCLHGDGAHALAFARLLRRSFTERQIAVRAA; via the coding sequence ATGAACGTTGATTTAAACGCCGATTTGGGCGAGGGGTGCGCCAACGACCGCGAACTGCTGCAACTGGTGAGCTCCGCCAACATCGCCTGTGGCTTCCATGCAGGCGACGCGCAAACCATGGTGCAGTCGGTGCGCTGGGCGCGCGAGTTCGGCGTCGCCATCGGCGCACATCCCAGCTTCCCGGATCGGGAGAACTTTGGCCGCACGGCGATGCAACTGCCGCCGGAGACGGTCTATGCGCAGGTGCTCTATCAGGTGGGCGCGCTGGCGGCGATTGCCCGCGCCGAGGGCGGCGCGTTGGTTCACGTCAAGCCACACGGTATGCTCTACAACCAGGCGGCCAAGGAGCCAGCGCTGGCGGAAGCGATCGCCCGTGCGGTGCAGGCGGTGGACAGCCAACTGCGGCTGGTGGGGCTGGCGGGCAGCGAGCTGATCCGCGCCGGGCAGCGGCTGGGGCTGGCGACGCGCGAAGAGGTGTTCGCTGACCGCCGTTACCAATCCGATGGCTCGCTGGTGCCGCGCAGCCAGCCGGATGCGCTGATTGAGAGCGACGAGCAGGCGCTGGCACAGACCCTGCATATGGTCCAGCACGGGCAGGTGATCAGCCGCGACGGCCAGACGGTGCCGGTGCGCGCCGATACCGTCTGCCTGCATGGCGACGGCGCGCACGCGCTGGCCTTCGCCCGGCTGCTGCGCCGCAGCTTCACCGAGCGGCAGATTGCGGTGCGCGCCGCCTAA
- the pxpC gene encoding 5-oxoprolinase subunit PxpC yields the protein MLKIVRAGMLTTVQDQGRHGFRALGISQTGALDLPALQLANLLVGNAPLTAALEITLGQFCAEFLREDWIALTGAGCDAELDGEKLWTGWRYRVKPGQRLVLKMPKRGMRSYLAVSGGFDVPEVLGSRSTDVKAGIGGHQGRALRDDDLLPLGTPQYLPRRPTGIKQLLFNNRVRAVPGPEYLEFSPAARESFWRTAWQISPQSNRMGYRLHGHALERTTDREMLSHGLLPGVVQVPGNGQPIVLLADAQTTGGYPRIACIIEADLYHLAQIRLGEPIHFIKCTLEQAHQAQAEQARFLQQVQWGLHER from the coding sequence ATGCTGAAAATTGTTCGTGCCGGGATGCTGACCACCGTTCAGGATCAGGGCCGCCACGGTTTCCGGGCGCTCGGCATCAGCCAGACGGGCGCGCTGGATCTACCGGCGCTGCAACTGGCGAACCTGCTGGTCGGCAACGCGCCGCTGACGGCGGCACTGGAGATCACCCTCGGCCAGTTCTGCGCCGAATTTTTGCGTGAGGATTGGATCGCCCTGACGGGCGCGGGCTGTGACGCTGAACTGGATGGCGAAAAGCTCTGGACCGGCTGGCGCTACCGGGTGAAGCCGGGGCAGCGGCTGGTGCTGAAGATGCCCAAGCGCGGGATGCGCAGCTACCTGGCTGTCTCTGGCGGCTTTGATGTGCCGGAAGTGTTGGGGTCGCGCAGTACCGACGTCAAGGCGGGCATCGGCGGCCATCAGGGGCGCGCGCTGCGGGATGATGACCTGTTGCCGCTCGGCACGCCGCAGTATCTGCCGCGCCGCCCGACCGGCATCAAGCAGCTGCTGTTCAACAACCGCGTGCGGGCGGTGCCGGGGCCGGAGTATTTGGAGTTCAGCCCGGCGGCGCGGGAGTCCTTCTGGCGCACGGCGTGGCAGATCAGCCCGCAGAGCAACCGCATGGGCTACCGGCTGCATGGCCATGCGCTGGAGCGCACCACCGACCGCGAGATGCTCTCCCACGGCCTGCTGCCGGGCGTGGTGCAGGTGCCGGGCAACGGCCAGCCGATTGTGCTGCTGGCGGATGCCCAGACCACCGGCGGCTACCCGCGCATTGCCTGCATCATCGAGGCAGATCTCTACCATCTGGCGCAGATCCGGCTGGGCGAGCCGATTCACTTTATCAAGTGCACGCTGGAGCAGGCGCATCAGGCGCAGGCCGAGCAGGCGCGTTTCCTGCAACAGGTGCAGTGGGGGTTACATGAACGTTGA
- the pxpB gene encoding 5-oxoprolinase subunit PxpB, with translation MQRARCYLLGERAVVLELEPPISLLSQQRIWGLTARLRERPEVREAIPGMNNLTILLAEPQAVALDAIERLQRWWEESESLVPEARQVEIPVIYGGADGPDLTGVARHTGLTPQQVVEAHASAHYIVYFLGFLPGFSYLGGMPAQLATPRHGEPRLQVPAGSVGIAGEQTGIYPLASPGGWQLIGRTPSRLFMPEQQPPTLLQPGDSVRFVPQKEGVC, from the coding sequence GTGCAGCGAGCACGTTGTTATCTGTTGGGGGAGCGCGCGGTCGTTCTGGAGCTTGAGCCGCCGATTTCGCTGTTGAGCCAGCAGCGCATCTGGGGGCTGACGGCGCGCCTGCGCGAGCGGCCGGAAGTGCGGGAAGCCATTCCGGGCATGAATAACCTGACCATCCTGCTGGCCGAGCCGCAGGCAGTGGCGCTGGACGCCATTGAGCGGCTGCAACGCTGGTGGGAGGAGAGTGAGTCACTGGTGCCGGAGGCGCGCCAGGTGGAGATCCCGGTGATCTACGGCGGTGCGGACGGCCCCGATCTGACGGGGGTGGCGCGCCATACCGGGCTGACGCCGCAACAGGTGGTGGAGGCGCACGCCTCGGCCCACTATATCGTCTATTTCCTCGGCTTCCTGCCGGGCTTCTCCTATCTGGGCGGGATGCCAGCGCAGCTTGCCACCCCGCGCCACGGCGAACCGCGCCTACAGGTGCCGGCTGGCTCGGTTGGCATCGCCGGTGAGCAGACCGGCATCTATCCGCTGGCCTCGCCCGGCGGCTGGCAGTTGATTGGCCGCACGCCGAGCCGGTTGTTCATGCCGGAGCAGCAACCGCCCACGCTGTTGCAGCCGGGCGACAGCGTGCGCTTTGTGCCGCAGAAGGAGGGCGTATGCTGA
- a CDS encoding MFS transporter produces the protein MKKTLGVFFPLYTTTLLMLLGSGLLTTYVSLRLTAMQVGGMLIGAIIAAHYIGLVIGGKVGHVLIARVGHIRAYVSCSGIITAAVLGHGLTDSLPAWVGLRLIIGLCMMCQYMVLESWLNDQAQSEQRGLVFGFYMAASYLGMSLGQVVLMWQDGLGISTLLLIALCFALCLVPIALTTRTHANHMSPAPLELKFFLGAIPKVLALTLLTGMVVGAFYGLAPVYTSQQALTTRQTGLFMALAIFAGLLAQFPLSWLSDRYNRNRLLCIGALLLLLAALPLALLPRLPFALLLGIGFVVSLMQFSLYPLVVALANDQIAPERRVSLSACLLMAFGVGACLGPLLVGSLMEPLGGHILYAFFALCGAVMAALARPVPQAEEVPLAEDAPVPHAVIPDSLTSSPLSPALNPAFDEQQIQEAMPVNDDDSASPFPPQGADPDADTGLQKAFILLEDDTLPEEPEKRVHHG, from the coding sequence GTGAAAAAAACCTTGGGCGTCTTTTTTCCCCTCTACACCACCACCCTGTTGATGCTGCTTGGCTCCGGCCTGCTGACCACCTATGTCTCGCTGCGGCTGACGGCGATGCAGGTGGGCGGCATGTTGATTGGCGCCATCATCGCCGCCCACTACATCGGGCTGGTGATTGGCGGCAAAGTGGGCCATGTGCTGATCGCCCGCGTCGGCCACATCCGCGCCTATGTCTCCTGCTCCGGCATCATCACCGCCGCGGTGCTCGGCCACGGGCTGACGGACAGCCTGCCCGCGTGGGTGGGGCTGCGGCTGATCATCGGCCTGTGCATGATGTGCCAGTACATGGTGCTGGAGAGCTGGCTTAACGATCAGGCGCAGTCGGAGCAGCGCGGGCTGGTGTTTGGTTTCTATATGGCCGCCTCCTATCTCGGGATGTCGCTCGGCCAGGTGGTGCTGATGTGGCAGGATGGGCTGGGCATCAGCACGCTGCTGCTGATCGCGCTCTGCTTTGCCCTCTGTCTGGTGCCGATTGCCCTGACCACCCGCACCCACGCCAACCACATGTCGCCCGCGCCACTGGAGCTGAAGTTCTTCCTTGGGGCGATCCCCAAGGTGCTGGCGCTGACGCTGCTGACCGGCATGGTGGTGGGCGCGTTCTATGGGCTGGCCCCGGTCTACACCAGCCAACAGGCGCTGACCACCCGCCAGACCGGGCTGTTCATGGCGCTGGCGATCTTCGCCGGGCTGCTGGCGCAGTTCCCGCTGAGCTGGCTCTCCGACCGCTACAACCGCAACCGGCTGCTCTGCATCGGCGCGCTGCTGTTGCTGCTGGCGGCACTGCCGCTGGCGCTGCTGCCGCGCCTGCCGTTCGCGCTGCTGCTGGGGATCGGGTTCGTGGTCAGCCTGATGCAGTTCTCGCTCTACCCGCTGGTGGTGGCGCTGGCCAATGACCAGATTGCGCCGGAGCGGCGGGTGTCGCTCTCCGCCTGTTTGCTGATGGCCTTTGGCGTTGGCGCCTGTCTTGGCCCGCTGCTGGTCGGCTCGCTGATGGAGCCATTGGGCGGCCATATCCTCTACGCCTTCTTTGCGCTGTGCGGCGCGGTGATGGCGGCACTGGCGCGGCCGGTGCCACAGGCGGAGGAGGTGCCGCTGGCCGAGGATGCGCCGGTGCCGCACGCCGTGATCCCCGACAGCCTGACCAGTTCGCCGCTCTCGCCAGCGCTTAACCCGGCGTTTGATGAGCAGCAGATCCAGGAAGCGATGCCGGTGAATGATGATGACTCAGCGTCCCCCTTCCCGCCGCAGGGGGCTGACCCGGACGCCGACACCGGCCTGCAAAAAGCCTTTATCCTGCTCGAGGATGACACCCTGCCCGAGGAGCCGGAGAAGCGCGTTCATCACGGGTAG
- a CDS encoding N-acetylmuramoyl-L-alanine amidase produces MKIGIDPGHGMANRKAGVFDPGAVHTPSHPPLFEADVVLEYGLALKERLRSGSFEVFITRQDSQTPTPLSQRAQRVKEAGSDILISLHLNASDNPAAQGVEVIYNRDNSKPLAQLIQDRLVRTTHFRDRGIKNRPELAVLKFTGPAVLIELGFISNEHDRNTLLEAEVREAINDAIVDALDEFIQSRQAIPAHMA; encoded by the coding sequence ATGAAAATAGGCATCGATCCCGGACATGGCATGGCAAACCGCAAGGCGGGGGTCTTTGATCCCGGTGCCGTGCACACCCCCTCACACCCGCCGCTGTTTGAGGCGGATGTGGTACTGGAGTATGGGCTGGCGCTGAAGGAGCGGCTGCGCTCAGGCAGCTTCGAGGTGTTTATCACCCGTCAGGATAGCCAGACGCCGACGCCGCTGTCGCAGCGCGCCCAGCGCGTCAAGGAGGCGGGCAGCGACATCCTGATCTCGCTGCACCTCAACGCCTCGGACAATCCCGCTGCTCAGGGCGTCGAGGTGATCTATAACCGCGACAATAGCAAGCCGTTGGCGCAACTGATTCAGGATCGGTTGGTGAGAACCACCCATTTCCGCGACCGGGGAATAAAAAACCGCCCGGAGTTGGCGGTATTAAAATTTACCGGGCCAGCGGTATTAATTGAATTGGGTTTTATCAGTAACGAGCACGATCGAAATACCTTGCTGGAGGCGGAGGTGCGCGAGGCAATTAATGATGCCATCGTTGACGCGCTGGATGAATTTATCCAATCCCGCCAAGCCATTCCGGCCCATATGGCTTAA
- a CDS encoding type 2 GTP cyclohydrolase I — protein MRNTELERLINQKLNVSDFKDYAPNGLQVEGREEVQRIVTGVTASQALLDAAVAHRADAIVVHHGYFWKNEPVVVRGMKRNRLKTLLTEDINLYGYHLPLDAHPELGNNAQLAQMLGIEVRGEVVPLVPWGELATPLTGEALRQRLEQQLGRSVLHSDTHAPATIRRVAWCTGGGQGFIQQAAEFGVDAFISGEVSEQTIHIAREMGLHFFAAGHHATERGGVRALGEWLARAHGLDVTFIDIDNPA, from the coding sequence ATGCGCAATACCGAACTGGAACGCCTCATCAACCAGAAACTCAACGTCAGCGACTTCAAAGACTACGCGCCGAACGGCCTCCAGGTGGAGGGGCGTGAAGAGGTGCAACGCATCGTCACCGGCGTGACCGCCAGTCAGGCGCTGCTGGACGCCGCCGTCGCGCACCGGGCCGATGCCATCGTGGTGCACCACGGCTACTTCTGGAAGAACGAGCCGGTGGTGGTGCGCGGCATGAAACGCAACCGCCTGAAGACCCTGCTGACCGAGGATATCAACCTCTACGGCTACCACCTGCCACTGGACGCGCACCCGGAGCTGGGCAATAACGCGCAGTTGGCGCAGATGCTGGGAATTGAGGTGCGGGGCGAGGTGGTGCCACTGGTGCCGTGGGGCGAGCTGGCCACGCCGCTCACCGGCGAGGCGCTGCGCCAGCGGCTGGAGCAGCAACTGGGGCGCAGCGTGCTGCACAGCGACACCCACGCACCGGCCACCATCCGCCGCGTCGCGTGGTGCACCGGCGGCGGGCAGGGCTTTATCCAGCAGGCGGCGGAGTTTGGCGTCGATGCCTTTATCAGCGGGGAGGTGTCGGAGCAGACCATCCACATCGCGCGTGAGATGGGACTGCACTTCTTTGCCGCCGGTCACCACGCCACCGAGCGCGGCGGCGTGCGGGCGCTCGGCGAGTGGCTGGCGCGGGCGCATGGGCTGGATGTCACCTTCATCGACATCGACAACCCAGCCTGA
- a CDS encoding MBL fold metallo-hydrolase, with product MGRGKYRATLLIGAALLALCPTAALAGFELVALGVRGGVEQQNLSAYLIRSDQDTRWLALDAGSLLPGIRQALAKGSLPEATPQQAAPLTPEGYVFRELIAGYFISHGHLDHLAGLLLNAPEDKPRKPIYTTSDTANTLRTHYFNWKSWPNFSDSGNGTRLGTYRIYTPPPGQRFTLADTRMSGVIYPLSHGGGASAMLLIRHGEEAFAYFGDTGADAVERSRHLHAAWEALAPLVQARQLKGIMLESSYADDQPSDRLYGHLTPALLLSELARLATLSGGEEALRGLPVVVTHIKPSLQAGKDVPAEVKQQLDAGNRLGVNFIFMQQGDRLTF from the coding sequence ATGGGCAGAGGAAAATACCGGGCAACCTTACTGATTGGCGCGGCGCTACTGGCGCTGTGCCCGACGGCGGCACTGGCTGGCTTTGAGCTGGTGGCGCTGGGCGTGCGTGGCGGGGTGGAACAGCAGAACCTGAGCGCTTACCTGATCCGCAGCGATCAGGACACGCGCTGGCTGGCGCTGGACGCTGGCTCGCTGTTGCCGGGCATCCGGCAGGCGCTGGCGAAGGGCAGCCTGCCAGAGGCGACGCCGCAACAGGCCGCGCCACTGACGCCGGAGGGCTACGTGTTCCGCGAGCTGATTGCTGGCTACTTCATCAGCCACGGCCACCTCGACCATCTGGCCGGGTTACTGCTCAACGCGCCCGAGGACAAGCCGCGCAAGCCCATTTACACCACCAGCGACACCGCCAACACCCTGCGCACCCACTACTTCAACTGGAAAAGCTGGCCCAACTTCAGCGACAGTGGCAACGGCACGCGGCTCGGCACCTACCGGATCTACACCCCGCCGCCCGGCCAGCGCTTCACTCTGGCGGACACCCGCATGAGCGGCGTGATCTACCCCCTCAGCCATGGGGGCGGCGCTTCGGCGATGCTGCTGATCCGCCACGGCGAAGAGGCATTCGCCTACTTTGGCGACACCGGCGCGGATGCCGTCGAGCGCTCCCGCCACCTGCACGCCGCCTGGGAGGCGCTGGCACCGCTGGTGCAGGCGCGCCAGCTCAAGGGCATCATGCTGGAGAGCTCCTACGCCGATGACCAGCCCAGCGACCGGCTCTACGGCCACCTGACGCCCGCATTGCTGCTCAGCGAACTGGCGCGGCTGGCGACGCTCAGCGGTGGCGAGGAGGCGCTGCGCGGCCTGCCGGTGGTGGTCACCCACATCAAGCCGTCGTTGCAGGCTGGCAAGGATGTGCCCGCCGAGGTGAAACAGCAACTTGACGCCGGAAACCGCCTCGGGGTTAACTTTATCTTTATGCAGCAGGGCGACCGCCTGACCTTTTGA